In Mucilaginibacter boryungensis, a single window of DNA contains:
- a CDS encoding pseudouridine synthase — translation MLDILYRDEYLIAINKPHGLLVHRSPIAADADEFAVQTLRDQIGKWVTPVHRIDRKTGGILLFALDKETEVAMHKQFMEGLVGKKYLAIVRGHTPDSEAIDYPLRKENGAIQEAHTDYITLQRADLPIPLGNHPSSRYSLVEATPTTGRMHQLRKHFAHIFHPIIGDRTHGCNKQNRFWKERWEMTTMLLHASEQGFTHPITGEPVLIKAPLQDEFIRVMDLLGFSLL, via the coding sequence ATGCTTGATATTTTATACCGCGACGAATACCTGATCGCTATTAATAAACCCCACGGCTTGCTGGTGCACCGGTCGCCAATTGCGGCGGATGCAGATGAGTTTGCCGTACAAACCCTGCGCGACCAGATAGGTAAATGGGTTACGCCGGTTCACCGCATAGATCGCAAAACCGGCGGCATCTTGCTTTTTGCGCTGGATAAAGAAACTGAAGTTGCCATGCATAAACAATTTATGGAAGGCCTGGTTGGGAAAAAATACCTGGCCATTGTGCGCGGGCATACACCGGATAGTGAAGCTATTGATTATCCTTTACGGAAAGAGAACGGCGCTATTCAGGAAGCCCATACCGATTACATTACCCTGCAGCGTGCCGATTTGCCGATACCTTTGGGTAATCATCCAAGTTCGCGGTATTCATTAGTCGAGGCTACACCGACCACCGGACGCATGCACCAGTTACGTAAGCATTTTGCTCATATTTTCCATCCAATTATAGGCGACCGTACCCACGGTTGCAATAAACAGAACCGTTTTTGGAAAGAACGCTGGGAAATGACTACCATGTTATTGCACGCCAGTGAGCAAGGCTTTACGCACCCAATAACAGGTGAGCCCGTTTTAATTAAAGCCCCTTTGCAGGACGAATTTATAAGGGTGATGGATTTACTGGGATTTAGCCTGCTATAA
- a CDS encoding 3-hydroxyacyl-ACP dehydratase, translating into MLKDSFYHITSSDHTDGNFTVAFEFDSDHAIFSGHFPGQPIVPGACMLQIVKEVLAKALGTPVQLKKADNLKFIAPVDPRMAGDTELKISYKNLETGIQVNAQLNVNGVTCFKMQGIFSS; encoded by the coding sequence ATGCTGAAAGATAGTTTTTACCATATCACTTCATCAGATCATACAGACGGAAATTTTACTGTAGCATTTGAATTTGATAGCGATCATGCCATTTTTTCGGGTCATTTCCCCGGCCAACCGATAGTGCCGGGCGCTTGTATGCTACAAATAGTTAAAGAGGTTTTGGCCAAAGCGTTGGGCACACCCGTTCAGCTAAAAAAAGCAGATAACCTAAAATTTATTGCCCCGGTTGACCCACGTATGGCCGGGGATACGGAGTTGAAAATATCCTACAAAAACCTTGAGACGGGCATACAGGTTAACGCGCAATTAAATGTTAATGGGGTAACGTGTTTTAAAATGCAGGGAATATTTTCTTCTTAG
- a CDS encoding beta-ketoacyl synthase chain length factor translates to MMKAYIRSASAISAQNTFGDQPFLTDVVKYETTRLKAIEPDYKEFIDPKLIRRMSHVIKMGVAAAMDCLKKANVEQPDAIITGTAFGIMEDTVTFLTRIVEMHEEMLPPTAFIQSTHNTVAAQIALMLKCHNYNNTFVHKGVSFENALLDGLMLLNEGEASDVLVGGIDEMIDTSFTVLTRLGLYKRKPVSNLDLYKERSKGTIGGEGAAFFVLSDQPGESCLAELSGLKTFYNSDIDFDATEEIGGFLNENNLTVADVDLIITGKNGDIKNDEPYQKLKAGIFSSTPCANYKHLSGEYPTSSSFALWLAANIIKKQEVPAILLEGDRVVEPPRKVLIYNRYQNKYHALMLVSAC, encoded by the coding sequence ATGATGAAGGCTTATATCCGTTCAGCGTCTGCCATATCAGCCCAAAATACTTTTGGCGATCAACCCTTTTTGACCGATGTGGTGAAATATGAAACCACCCGCTTGAAAGCGATTGAGCCCGATTATAAAGAATTCATCGACCCAAAGCTGATCCGCCGGATGAGCCATGTAATAAAAATGGGCGTAGCGGCTGCTATGGATTGTCTGAAAAAGGCTAACGTAGAACAGCCAGACGCGATTATTACAGGTACAGCTTTTGGTATTATGGAAGATACGGTTACTTTCCTTACCCGTATTGTAGAGATGCACGAAGAAATGCTGCCGCCAACAGCGTTTATCCAATCAACCCATAATACGGTTGCCGCGCAGATTGCATTAATGTTAAAATGCCATAATTACAACAATACTTTCGTGCATAAGGGGGTTTCATTTGAAAATGCTTTGTTAGACGGTTTGATGCTGCTGAACGAGGGTGAAGCATCCGACGTTTTAGTTGGCGGCATCGACGAAATGATAGATACCAGTTTCACCGTGCTTACCCGCTTAGGCTTATATAAGCGTAAACCTGTATCTAACCTTGATTTGTATAAAGAAAGATCGAAAGGGACAATTGGCGGTGAAGGCGCGGCATTTTTTGTGTTAAGTGATCAACCCGGGGAAAGCTGCCTGGCTGAGCTGAGTGGGTTAAAAACATTTTATAATTCCGATATTGATTTTGATGCTACGGAAGAAATTGGCGGGTTCTTAAACGAAAATAACCTTACCGTGGCCGATGTTGATTTAATAATTACAGGGAAAAATGGCGATATTAAGAATGATGAACCTTACCAAAAGCTGAAGGCCGGAATTTTTAGTAGTACCCCTTGTGCTAATTACAAACACCTGAGCGGCGAATATCCAACGTCGTCATCTTTCGCGCTATGGCTGGCCGCAAATATTATTAAAAAACAGGAAGTTCCCGCCATATTGCTGGAAGGAGATAGAGTTGTTGAACCTCCCCGAAAGGTGCTGATATACAACCGTTATCAAAATAAATATCACGCGCTGATGCTGGTTTCGGCATGCTAA
- a CDS encoding beta-ketoacyl-[acyl-carrier-protein] synthase family protein, with the protein MNTPVYIAGLGVISAIGNNVPEHLAAFKNEAAGMGDITHFESVHRGVLPVAEVKMTNHELAEKAGMPLDASRTTLLSLLAAREAIADAAIPDMNSLRVGFVSANTVGGMDRSEDFFIEFLKDNSKGKLKNVYDHECGSMTELVATQLGITGFMTTLSTACSSSANAVFYGARLIRNGLLDVAVAGGADALTKFTLNGFNTLMILDKEFCRPFDQNREGLNLGEGAGYVVLVSDRVKATLTKEVYCQLSGYQNSNDAYHQTASSPDGVGSYMAMQGALKRAGLQPQDIDYINLHGTGTPNNDSAEGSAIKRLFNPHYPPMSSTKSFTGHTLGASGGIEAVFSALAVKHHIIYPNLRFQTQMEELPFSPETRFREDQPIEHVMSNSFGFGGNCTSLIFSKV; encoded by the coding sequence ATGAACACACCGGTTTATATAGCAGGATTAGGGGTTATCTCCGCCATTGGGAACAATGTGCCGGAACACCTTGCCGCGTTTAAAAATGAAGCCGCCGGCATGGGCGATATCACCCATTTTGAATCGGTACACCGGGGTGTATTGCCGGTGGCCGAGGTAAAAATGACCAACCACGAACTGGCCGAAAAAGCCGGGATGCCGCTTGATGCCAGTCGCACCACGCTGTTAAGTTTGTTGGCTGCACGCGAAGCTATTGCCGATGCTGCGATCCCTGATATGAATAGTTTGCGCGTCGGTTTTGTATCGGCTAATACCGTGGGCGGGATGGACAGGAGCGAGGATTTTTTTATTGAGTTTTTAAAGGATAACAGCAAAGGTAAACTCAAAAACGTATACGATCACGAATGCGGTAGCATGACCGAACTGGTGGCAACCCAGTTGGGCATCACCGGTTTTATGACTACGTTGAGCACCGCTTGCTCATCATCGGCTAACGCTGTATTTTATGGCGCGCGGTTAATAAGAAATGGCTTATTAGACGTTGCCGTTGCCGGCGGTGCCGATGCACTGACCAAGTTTACGCTGAATGGCTTCAACACGCTGATGATATTGGATAAGGAGTTTTGCCGCCCGTTCGATCAAAACCGTGAAGGGCTTAATTTAGGTGAAGGGGCAGGTTACGTAGTACTGGTATCCGATAGGGTAAAAGCGACGTTGACAAAAGAAGTTTATTGCCAACTGAGCGGTTATCAAAACAGTAATGATGCCTATCATCAAACGGCCTCATCGCCTGATGGTGTTGGGTCGTACATGGCCATGCAGGGCGCTTTAAAACGTGCGGGCCTGCAGCCACAAGATATCGACTATATTAACCTGCATGGCACAGGCACACCTAATAATGATAGCGCCGAGGGGTCAGCTATTAAACGATTGTTCAATCCCCATTACCCGCCCATGAGTTCCACCAAATCGTTCACGGGGCATACCCTGGGGGCCAGCGGCGGTATCGAGGCAGTATTTTCAGCGTTAGCTGTGAAACATCATATTATTTATCCTAATCTTCGTTTTCAAACACAGATGGAAGAATTACCCTTCTCGCCCGAAACGCGTTTTAGGGAAGACCAGCCTATCGAACATGTCATGTCTAATTCATTCGGGTTTGGCGGTAATTGCACCTCATTAATATTTTCAAAAGTATGA
- a CDS encoding beta-ketoacyl-[acyl-carrier-protein] synthase family protein: MAAQKYITATCSISNNQVHLNGEQVFAGNSKTVDELLLSIYQHFHFSYPKFHKMDNLSKLGWLTAELLLKDFNEQNYHAEQVGTVLANANASLDMDLRYYDSLKDVPSPSLFVYTLPNIVAGEICIRHNFKGENAFFVQPSFDADFIHRQVSYLLDKNILQACICGWIDVLGQEYTAKLFLVEKIKKENAAEFSVEKIKSPL; the protein is encoded by the coding sequence ATGGCAGCACAAAAATATATCACCGCCACTTGCAGTATCAGCAACAACCAGGTTCACCTGAACGGTGAACAGGTATTTGCGGGTAATAGTAAAACTGTAGATGAACTGCTGCTGTCTATTTACCAGCACTTCCATTTCAGCTATCCTAAGTTTCATAAAATGGATAACCTGAGCAAGCTGGGCTGGCTGACTGCCGAATTATTGCTAAAAGATTTTAACGAACAAAACTACCATGCAGAACAGGTAGGTACCGTGCTGGCCAACGCCAATGCCAGCCTGGATATGGACTTGCGCTATTACGATAGTCTTAAAGATGTGCCCAGCCCATCACTGTTTGTATACACCCTGCCAAATATTGTTGCCGGAGAAATTTGCATTAGGCATAATTTTAAGGGAGAAAATGCTTTTTTTGTACAGCCAAGTTTCGACGCTGATTTTATTCACCGGCAGGTAAGCTACCTGTTGGATAAAAACATTTTGCAAGCTTGTATTTGCGGGTGGATAGATGTTTTGGGACAGGAATATACAGCCAAATTATTCTTGGTGGAAAAGATTAAAAAAGAAAATGCAGCTGAGTTTTCGGTTGAGAAGATAAAAAGCCCCCTCTAA
- a CDS encoding beta-ketoacyl-[acyl-carrier-protein] synthase family protein, with translation MIINNPGVIPDVYIVADNILSPIGKTTNENLQSLKQNISAVKHHTDLDITPDPIAAALFEPNSVNIVKNYTKFENLLISSISDVINQLPQGYLGDKTVLIVSSTKGNISLLETEKHTEALNNRMALHTSAQLVTDHFGFVNKPIIISNACISGVMAILTGMRLIQSGQYENAVVAGADVISKFVLSGFQSFQALSSTVCRPFDKERTGLNLGEGAATVVLSSRKQNDTDVKVSSGAISNDANHISGPSRTGEELGFAIKKALLDAGITAHDVDYISTHGTATNYNDEMEANAINFAGLQHVLANSLKGYYGHTLGAAGLIESIIATYAIKDGLIFPSLGYAENGVSKPINICTQLTHMPVKHVLKTASGFGGCNAAMIFSK, from the coding sequence ATGATAATAAACAACCCCGGTGTCATTCCTGATGTATATATTGTTGCCGATAATATTCTGTCGCCAATTGGGAAAACTACAAATGAAAACCTGCAATCGCTAAAGCAAAATATTTCAGCTGTAAAACATCACACCGATCTTGATATTACCCCCGACCCTATTGCAGCGGCATTATTTGAGCCAAATTCCGTTAATATAGTTAAAAACTATACCAAATTTGAAAATTTATTAATTTCATCTATATCAGATGTAATAAATCAGCTTCCACAAGGTTACCTTGGTGATAAAACAGTATTAATTGTTTCTTCAACAAAAGGCAATATCAGTTTACTGGAAACAGAAAAACATACCGAAGCGCTAAATAATCGTATGGCCTTGCATACCTCAGCGCAGCTGGTAACCGATCATTTTGGTTTTGTTAATAAACCTATCATAATATCCAATGCCTGTATTTCTGGTGTTATGGCGATACTTACTGGCATGCGCTTGATCCAATCCGGCCAATACGAAAATGCAGTTGTAGCCGGGGCGGATGTCATTTCCAAATTTGTGCTATCCGGCTTCCAATCGTTCCAGGCGCTAAGCAGTACGGTTTGCAGGCCTTTTGATAAAGAACGCACAGGGTTGAACCTTGGCGAAGGCGCGGCGACAGTTGTCCTGTCATCGCGTAAGCAAAACGATACGGATGTTAAAGTAAGCAGCGGCGCCATCAGTAACGATGCTAACCATATTTCAGGGCCATCGCGCACAGGCGAGGAACTGGGTTTTGCCATAAAAAAGGCCCTGCTTGATGCGGGAATTACCGCGCACGATGTAGATTACATTTCTACGCACGGCACAGCCACCAATTATAATGATGAAATGGAAGCCAACGCCATTAATTTTGCTGGTTTGCAGCACGTTTTGGCCAACAGCTTAAAGGGTTATTACGGACACACACTCGGCGCGGCTGGATTGATAGAATCAATCATCGCTACGTATGCGATAAAAGATGGCCTTATTTTCCCGAGTTTGGGTTATGCCGAAAATGGCGTGAGCAAACCCATAAATATTTGTACCCAATTAACCCATATGCCGGTTAAGCATGTGCTTAAAACAGCATCGGGTTTTGGGGGATGTAACGCGGCAATGATATTTAGTAAATAA
- a CDS encoding 3-hydroxyacyl-ACP dehydratase — MELAPQNIFELLPQAPPFVMVGQLTYSDETTTRSTFTIRADNSMVFNGTFSEGGLLENIAQTAAARVGHIAKTENKPIAGGYIGAVKDFEVFFLPAIGNDIMTEIKIENQIFNVSVITGQVWCNNELAARCEMKVFLNAED, encoded by the coding sequence ATGGAATTAGCGCCTCAAAATATTTTTGAACTATTACCACAAGCTCCACCGTTTGTAATGGTAGGGCAACTCACTTATTCCGACGAAACCACAACACGCAGTACGTTTACTATTCGCGCAGATAATAGCATGGTATTTAATGGAACTTTTAGCGAGGGAGGACTGCTGGAAAATATTGCCCAAACCGCGGCGGCGAGGGTTGGCCATATCGCCAAAACCGAAAACAAACCTATTGCCGGTGGCTACATCGGCGCGGTGAAGGATTTTGAGGTTTTCTTTTTGCCTGCAATTGGTAACGATATCATGACCGAAATAAAGATCGAAAACCAAATCTTTAACGTAAGTGTTATCACCGGGCAGGTGTGGTGCAATAATGAATTGGCGGCCCGGTGCGAAATGAAAGTGTTTTTAAATGCAGAAGATTAG
- the fabG gene encoding 3-oxoacyl-ACP reductase FabG yields the protein MKCALVTGGSRGIGRAICLKMAAMGYYVLINYKNNLTEGEKTLALIRENGGNGELLPFDVADKDNIGYVLGNWINTNEDHHIDILVNNAGIRDDSLMAWMAEEQWDSVIKTNLDSFFYVTRLVLNSMLQRKYGRIINVVSLSGLKGLAGQTNYSAAKSGVIGATKALAQEVGRQGITVNALAPGFIKTDMTEGLDEKELRGIIPAKRFGTPEEVAFAAGFLAAPEAAYITGQVLSVNGGLYS from the coding sequence ATGAAGTGCGCGTTAGTAACCGGTGGATCAAGGGGCATTGGCCGCGCTATTTGTTTAAAGATGGCGGCCATGGGCTACTATGTGCTCATTAATTACAAAAACAATTTAACCGAAGGTGAAAAAACACTTGCGCTGATCCGTGAAAATGGCGGGAATGGCGAACTGCTGCCGTTTGATGTTGCTGATAAAGATAACATTGGTTATGTGCTGGGCAACTGGATAAACACCAACGAAGACCACCACATTGATATCCTGGTAAATAACGCGGGTATCCGCGATGATAGCCTGATGGCCTGGATGGCCGAAGAGCAGTGGGATAGCGTAATAAAAACTAATCTCGATAGCTTTTTTTATGTGACCCGTTTAGTGCTGAACAGTATGCTTCAGCGCAAATATGGCCGAATCATCAACGTGGTTTCTCTATCTGGTCTAAAAGGTTTGGCCGGGCAGACTAATTATTCGGCTGCCAAATCGGGCGTGATTGGCGCGACTAAAGCTTTAGCGCAGGAGGTCGGCCGGCAGGGCATCACTGTGAATGCTTTGGCCCCAGGCTTCATTAAAACCGACATGACCGAAGGCCTGGACGAAAAAGAACTGCGGGGCATTATCCCCGCAAAGCGTTTTGGTACTCCGGAAGAAGTGGCCTTTGCCGCAGGCTTTTTAGCCGCCCCCGAAGCGGCTTATATTACCGGGCAAGTGCTTTCGGTTAATGGTGGCCTGTACTCTTAA
- a CDS encoding HAL/PAL/TAL family ammonia-lyase, with amino-acid sequence MINIGQSALSLNDFAEIIFNQKQVAIDKAALDKVNVNFNFLQQFSSNKLIYGINTGFGPMAQYKVSEENILQLQYNLIRSHASGSGNMMAPQLVKALMIARLNSFMQAYSGVHTDVIELLKQLINHDINPCVFEHGGVGASGDLVQLAHLGLVLIGEGEVMFEGAIHPTMDIFNKFNIKPLSIHIREGLAIINGTSAMTGIGMVNIIRARKLLSWSVMLSAMINEVVQAFDDHYSFELNVVKHHKGQNKIAAMMRDVLKDSKMIRDRSEHLYNPDNLDQEVFEDKVQEYYSLRCVTQVLGPIYDTICYAEEVVVNELNSVNDNPVIDHENQNIFHGGNFHGDYVSLEMDKLKTAITKLSMLSERQLNYMLNSKLNQKFPPFVNLGVLGFNFGMQGMQFTATSTVAENQTLSFPMYVHSIPNNNDNQDIVSMGTNAALITRKVIDNSFEVLSIQLMTVLQAIDYLGCQDKLSSASHNVYADVRAIFPKFVEDLPKYKDAKRIKDYLETTDHVIPFE; translated from the coding sequence ATGATAAATATTGGACAAAGTGCGCTTTCTCTTAATGATTTTGCCGAAATTATATTCAATCAAAAACAGGTAGCTATTGATAAGGCCGCGCTGGATAAGGTGAATGTTAATTTCAATTTCCTGCAACAATTCTCATCCAATAAACTCATCTACGGTATTAACACCGGGTTTGGGCCTATGGCGCAATACAAGGTGAGCGAAGAAAATATTCTGCAACTTCAGTACAACCTTATCCGCAGCCACGCTTCGGGTAGCGGCAATATGATGGCGCCGCAATTGGTTAAAGCTTTGATGATTGCCCGTTTGAACAGCTTTATGCAAGCTTATTCAGGCGTACATACCGATGTGATCGAGCTGCTGAAGCAACTCATCAACCATGATATTAACCCCTGTGTGTTTGAACACGGTGGCGTAGGAGCCAGCGGCGATCTGGTTCAGTTAGCCCACTTGGGCTTAGTACTAATTGGCGAAGGCGAAGTAATGTTTGAAGGTGCTATCCATCCAACCATGGATATCTTCAATAAGTTTAACATTAAGCCGTTGAGTATCCATATCCGCGAAGGTTTGGCCATTATCAACGGCACATCGGCTATGACTGGGATTGGTATGGTGAATATCATCCGTGCGCGTAAGTTGCTGAGCTGGTCGGTGATGTTATCGGCTATGATCAACGAGGTAGTGCAGGCTTTTGACGACCACTATTCGTTTGAACTGAACGTGGTAAAACATCATAAAGGGCAAAATAAAATTGCCGCTATGATGCGCGATGTGCTGAAGGACAGTAAAATGATCCGCGACCGTTCGGAGCATTTATATAATCCTGATAATCTTGATCAGGAAGTGTTTGAAGATAAGGTGCAGGAATACTATTCGCTGCGCTGCGTAACCCAGGTTTTGGGGCCGATATACGACACCATTTGCTATGCGGAAGAAGTAGTGGTTAACGAACTGAACTCGGTTAATGATAACCCGGTGATTGACCATGAGAACCAAAACATCTTCCACGGTGGTAACTTCCACGGCGATTATGTATCGCTGGAGATGGATAAGCTGAAAACGGCTATCACTAAGCTGTCCATGCTATCCGAGCGTCAGTTAAACTATATGCTGAACAGCAAGTTGAACCAAAAATTCCCGCCCTTTGTTAACCTGGGTGTATTGGGCTTTAACTTTGGTATGCAAGGCATGCAGTTCACCGCTACCTCAACTGTGGCCGAGAACCAGACCCTATCGTTCCCGATGTATGTACACAGCATCCCAAATAATAACGATAACCAGGATATAGTAAGCATGGGTACCAACGCCGCGCTGATTACCCGTAAGGTGATCGATAACTCGTTCGAGGTATTAAGCATCCAATTAATGACCGTTTTACAGGCGATAGATTACCTGGGCTGCCAGGATAAATTATCGTCGGCATCGCATAATGTTTATGCTGATGTAAGGGCTATCTTCCCGAAATTTGTGGAAGATCTGCCTAAATATAAAGACGCCAAAAGGATAAAAGACTACCTGGAAACTACCGATCACGTTATCCCGTTTGAATAA
- a CDS encoding phenylacetate--CoA ligase family protein, with protein sequence MALPQSTIQLQEQKLQELLRYLSANSPFYKELFAKHQIDIATIKTLQDLPKLPTTEKDDLQQRNNDFLCVPQSKIIEYTSTSGTLGSPVTVPLTENDLLRLAENEYNSFVCANGSAGDIYQLMLTLDRQFMAGIAYYSGIRKMGAGIIRLGPGVPSLQWETIQRLKPTAIVAVPSFILKLIGFAKANGIDMNRTSVKKAICIGENIRNTDFSLNMLGKKITEEWDIQLFSTYASTEMQTAFTECTAGKGGHHQPELVIVELLGENDQPVPPNTPGEVTITTLGVEAMPLLRYKTGDICTYLDEPCTCGRNSLRLSPLIGRKKQMIKFKGTTLYPPALFDLLNEREEILDFVVEIYSNEIGLDQVQLYLVPSDTSEECDHRIRAYLQARLRVSPHIKYLTQDEIIKIQFPEAGRKAVKFIDRRVG encoded by the coding sequence ATGGCACTACCGCAAAGCACCATCCAGCTACAGGAGCAAAAATTACAGGAATTGCTGCGGTATCTGTCAGCAAATTCCCCTTTTTATAAAGAGCTTTTCGCGAAACATCAGATCGATATAGCGACTATAAAAACATTACAGGACCTACCCAAGCTGCCTACAACTGAAAAAGACGATCTGCAACAGCGTAACAACGACTTTTTGTGCGTGCCGCAAAGTAAGATCATTGAATATACCTCAACATCGGGTACACTGGGCAGCCCGGTAACCGTACCACTTACCGAGAACGACCTGCTGCGGTTAGCCGAAAACGAATACAACTCCTTCGTATGCGCCAATGGTTCGGCCGGCGATATTTACCAATTAATGCTCACGCTGGACAGGCAGTTTATGGCAGGGATAGCTTACTATTCGGGTATCCGAAAAATGGGTGCGGGTATTATTCGTTTAGGCCCCGGCGTGCCATCGCTGCAATGGGAAACTATTCAGCGCTTAAAGCCTACGGCTATTGTGGCCGTGCCATCGTTCATATTAAAATTGATTGGCTTTGCTAAGGCTAATGGGATAGATATGAACCGCACATCGGTAAAGAAAGCTATTTGTATTGGGGAGAATATCCGCAATACCGATTTTTCGCTAAACATGTTGGGCAAAAAAATAACCGAGGAATGGGATATCCAGTTATTCTCGACCTATGCCTCTACAGAAATGCAGACGGCCTTCACCGAATGTACAGCAGGTAAAGGCGGCCACCATCAACCCGAACTGGTAATAGTAGAACTGCTGGGTGAAAACGATCAGCCCGTGCCCCCAAATACGCCGGGCGAAGTAACCATCACTACCTTAGGCGTAGAAGCTATGCCCCTGCTGCGCTACAAAACCGGCGATATTTGTACTTATTTAGATGAGCCTTGCACGTGTGGCAGGAATAGTCTGCGTTTATCGCCGCTGATTGGTCGTAAAAAGCAGATGATTAAGTTTAAAGGCACAACGCTTTATCCGCCCGCGTTATTCGATCTGCTGAACGAGCGCGAAGAGATATTGGACTTTGTGGTAGAGATATACTCCAACGAGATAGGCCTCGACCAGGTACAGCTATACTTAGTGCCATCGGACACCAGCGAGGAATGCGACCACCGCATACGGGCTTATTTACAGGCGCGCTTAAGGGTTAGTCCGCATATTAAGTACTTAACCCAGGATGAAATTATTAAGATACAATTCCCTGAAGCAGGGCGTAAAGCGGTGAAGTTTATTGATAGGCGCGTTGGCTAA
- the acpS gene encoding holo-ACP synthase has protein sequence MVTGVGIDLIEVERVMSSMKKESGFRELVFSAHEIAYCQPKTNRFEHYAARYAAKEAFFKAIGTGWLDGTAFNEVEILNAPNGKPEINFLGETAATLKKLKLKNIQVSLTHLKSMASAVVVIEK, from the coding sequence ATGGTCACAGGTGTCGGTATCGATCTTATTGAAGTTGAGCGCGTGATGAGCAGCATGAAAAAGGAAAGCGGCTTTCGCGAGCTGGTGTTTTCTGCCCATGAAATTGCTTACTGTCAGCCCAAAACTAACCGGTTTGAACATTATGCTGCCCGCTATGCCGCAAAGGAAGCTTTCTTTAAAGCCATAGGCACCGGCTGGCTTGATGGTACTGCATTTAACGAGGTTGAAATATTAAATGCCCCCAACGGTAAACCCGAGATCAACTTTTTGGGCGAAACCGCGGCGACCCTTAAAAAACTGAAGCTTAAAAACATACAGGTTTCGTTAACCCATTTAAAATCCATGGCTTCGGCTGTTGTAGTTATTGAAAAATAA
- a CDS encoding phosphopantetheine-binding protein — MEKEELKQQLKVQIIQFLNLTELTPEDIKDDEPLFGDGLGLDSIDSLELIVLLKKEYGINIQDPKEGRKILVDVNTMADYIEAHGVKK, encoded by the coding sequence ATGGAAAAAGAAGAACTGAAGCAACAGCTAAAAGTCCAGATCATACAGTTTTTAAATTTAACTGAACTTACCCCTGAAGATATTAAAGATGATGAACCCCTGTTTGGCGACGGTTTGGGTTTAGATTCTATCGACTCGCTGGAACTGATTGTGCTGTTGAAGAAAGAATACGGCATCAATATACAGGACCCGAAAGAGGGCCGCAAAATATTGGTTGATGTAAATACCATGGCCGATTATATAGAGGCGCACGGTGTAAAAAAATAA